Proteins encoded by one window of Homoserinimonas aerilata:
- a CDS encoding GNAT family N-acetyltransferase, translated as MTNAIVERDDSIHHYVLTLDGTEIGHINYRDDGGRRVILHTKVDDDQTGHGYGTQLIVAALDDIREQGLRAVTLCPMAAAYVTKNRDYDDIVDPPHVLEQGRS; from the coding sequence ATGACCAACGCAATCGTGGAACGCGACGACAGCATCCACCACTACGTCCTCACCCTCGACGGCACCGAGATCGGGCACATCAACTACCGCGACGACGGCGGACGCCGCGTCATCCTGCACACGAAGGTCGACGACGATCAGACCGGCCACGGCTACGGAACGCAGCTGATCGTGGCCGCGCTCGATGACATCCGCGAGCAGGGGCTGCGGGCCGTCACCCTCTGCCCCATGGCCGCCGCATACGTCACCAAGAACCGTGACTACGACGACATCGTCGACCCGCCGCACGTGCTCGAGCAGGGCCGCAGCTAG
- a CDS encoding Rv2578c family radical SAM protein, whose product MRWSGQEINQEQEGALPGLARLNNLVRTVRTPEFDGVTFYEVLAKSALNRVPGQSRMPFGWTINPMRGCLHQCTYCFARPTHNYLDLDAGRDFDTQIIVKVNVAEVLAKELSKPSWGRHPVALGTNTDPYQRAEGRYRLMPGIISALASTGTPLSILTKGTLLRRDLPLLAEASEHVPVDLAMSIAVYDDELQQSVEPGTPTAKARLATVSAVREAGLDCTVFLMPILPFLTDTRAHLETALRQVRDAGSTSVIYSALHLRPGVKEWYFQWLERVHPELVGRYRELYAKGAYAPKEYRQWLAAKLKPLIRNHGLERGREDPATGGVRSTALGRPRFEGGENAPRSLIAEELPPGIAARAIEQPALF is encoded by the coding sequence ATGAGGTGGAGCGGGCAGGAGATCAACCAGGAGCAGGAGGGTGCCCTGCCGGGGCTCGCGCGCCTCAACAATCTGGTGCGCACGGTGCGCACGCCCGAGTTCGACGGCGTCACGTTCTACGAGGTGCTGGCGAAGTCGGCACTCAACCGCGTTCCGGGGCAGAGCCGTATGCCTTTCGGCTGGACGATCAACCCGATGCGCGGATGCCTGCACCAGTGCACATACTGCTTCGCGCGGCCGACGCACAACTATCTCGACCTCGATGCTGGCCGTGATTTCGACACCCAGATCATCGTCAAGGTGAATGTGGCCGAGGTTCTCGCGAAGGAGCTGTCGAAGCCGTCGTGGGGTCGGCATCCGGTGGCCCTCGGCACCAACACGGACCCGTATCAGCGGGCGGAGGGTCGCTACCGGCTGATGCCCGGCATCATCTCGGCCCTCGCCTCGACGGGCACGCCGCTGTCGATCCTCACGAAGGGCACGCTGCTGCGCCGCGACCTGCCGCTTCTTGCGGAGGCGAGCGAGCATGTCCCCGTTGATCTGGCCATGTCGATCGCCGTCTACGACGACGAACTGCAGCAGTCGGTCGAGCCGGGCACACCGACGGCGAAGGCGCGCCTCGCGACCGTGAGTGCGGTGCGGGAGGCTGGCCTCGACTGCACGGTGTTCCTCATGCCGATCCTGCCCTTCCTCACCGACACGCGCGCGCATCTCGAGACGGCGCTGCGGCAGGTGAGGGATGCGGGGTCCACCTCGGTCATCTATTCGGCGCTTCACCTGCGGCCCGGTGTCAAGGAGTGGTACTTCCAGTGGCTTGAGCGCGTGCATCCGGAGCTTGTCGGCAGATACCGCGAGCTTTACGCGAAGGGGGCCTACGCGCCCAAGGAGTACCGGCAGTGGCTCGCCGCGAAACTCAAGCCGCTCATCAGGAACCACGGTCTCGAGCGCGGGCGCGAAGACCCGGCTACCGGGGGAGTGCGGTCAACGGCCCTCGGACGACCGCGGTTCGAGGGCGGCGAGAACGCCCCGCGTTCACTCATCGCCGAGGAGTTGCCGCCGGGCATCGCTGCGCGGGCGATCGAGCAGCCGGCGCTGTTCTGA
- a CDS encoding DUF3097 domain-containing protein → MSDDLFGPDRYSADVLADFRQSRRPKPVPTVEAEHELVIEWADTGFCGAVVGTESGHVQLEDFGGAIRVFPLGPGFLLEGKPVVLAAPAKQKATGPLRSASGSVAVTDHTARVARASRIFVEGRHDAELVEKVWGHDLRVEGVVVEYLEGVDDLDAVVREFAPSADRRIGVLVDHLVAGSKESRIADAVARGPYGAHVLVVGHPFIDVWQAVKSARIGLREWPVIPRGIEWKHGICEALGWPHEEQADIARAWQRILGRVETFADLEPALLGRVEQLIDFVTEPE, encoded by the coding sequence GTGAGCGATGATCTTTTCGGCCCCGACCGCTACAGCGCCGACGTTCTGGCCGATTTTCGGCAGAGCCGCAGGCCGAAACCCGTGCCGACGGTTGAAGCCGAGCACGAGCTCGTGATCGAGTGGGCCGACACCGGGTTCTGCGGTGCGGTCGTGGGCACCGAGTCCGGCCACGTTCAGCTTGAGGACTTCGGCGGGGCCATCAGGGTGTTCCCGCTCGGCCCGGGCTTTCTGCTCGAGGGCAAGCCCGTCGTGCTGGCGGCGCCGGCGAAGCAGAAGGCGACTGGCCCGCTGCGCTCCGCATCCGGATCCGTGGCCGTCACCGATCACACGGCGAGGGTCGCCCGCGCCAGCCGCATCTTCGTGGAAGGCCGGCACGACGCCGAGCTCGTCGAGAAGGTGTGGGGCCACGACCTGCGCGTCGAGGGTGTCGTCGTCGAATATCTTGAGGGCGTCGATGACCTCGACGCCGTGGTGCGCGAGTTCGCGCCCTCGGCCGACCGCCGCATCGGCGTTCTCGTCGACCATCTCGTGGCCGGCTCGAAGGAGAGTCGCATAGCGGATGCGGTGGCGCGCGGCCCGTACGGAGCCCACGTGCTCGTCGTCGGGCATCCGTTCATCGACGTGTGGCAGGCGGTGAAGTCGGCGAGGATCGGGCTGCGCGAGTGGCCTGTCATCCCGCGCGGCATCGAATGGAAGCACGGCATCTGTGAGGCGCTCGGCTGGCCGCACGAGGAGCAGGCCGACATCGCCCGCGCCTGGCAGCGGATCCTCGGGCGGGTGGAGACCTTCGCCGATCTGGAGCCCGCACTTCTGGGCCGTGTCGAGCAGCTGATCGACTTCGTCACCGAACCGGAGTGA
- a CDS encoding PspC domain-containing protein: MSTLQRPRDGRVLAGVCAGIALRFDLSPTLVRWIFALCVLFAGMPILIYILLWVLMPEGY; this comes from the coding sequence ATGTCAACTCTTCAACGGCCCCGCGATGGTCGCGTGCTCGCTGGCGTCTGCGCCGGCATCGCGCTCCGATTCGATCTGTCTCCCACCCTTGTGCGCTGGATCTTCGCGCTCTGCGTGCTGTTCGCGGGCATGCCGATCCTGATCTACATACTGCTGTGGGTGCTCATGCCCGAGGGCTACTAG
- the glpK gene encoding glycerol kinase GlpK has product MSSDATSQDTGYILAIDQGTTSSRAIIFDHDASIVSVGQKEHEQIFPRPGWIEHDPAEIWGNVREVIGQALSKANLTRHDIRAVGITNQRETTVVWDKATGEPVYNAIVWQDTRTQGIVDRLAADGGLDRFTPVTGLPLSTYFAATKIAWILENVDGVRERGERGELLFGTTDTWVLWNLTGGPQGGVHASDVTNASRTLLLDLRTLEWDDDILAAFDIPRSLLPEVRSSSEEYGRAASSSLLRETPIAGILGDQQAATFGQAAFAAGEAKNTYGTGNFLIINTGTDVVASTNGLLTTIAYKLGDGDTHYALEGSIAVTGSLIQWLRDNLGIISSSEEVEKLALSVDDNGGAYFVPAFSGLFAPHWRPDARGALVGLTRFVNKGHIARAALESIAFQTREVLDAATADMGTPLEELRVDGGATQNDTLLQFQADILDLPVVRPVIGETTALGAAYAAGLAVGYWSGLDELREKWQEDRRWEPTMDADERGRLTRNWSKAVERTLDWVDDDVL; this is encoded by the coding sequence ATGAGCAGCGACGCCACAAGCCAGGACACCGGATACATCCTCGCCATCGACCAGGGCACCACCAGCTCCCGGGCGATCATCTTCGACCATGACGCGAGCATCGTCAGCGTCGGCCAGAAGGAGCACGAGCAGATCTTCCCGAGGCCCGGATGGATCGAGCACGACCCTGCCGAGATCTGGGGCAATGTGCGCGAGGTCATCGGGCAGGCCCTCTCCAAGGCGAATCTGACCCGCCACGACATCCGCGCGGTCGGCATCACCAACCAGCGGGAGACGACCGTCGTCTGGGACAAGGCCACCGGCGAGCCCGTCTACAACGCGATCGTCTGGCAGGACACCCGCACCCAGGGCATCGTCGACCGCCTCGCCGCCGACGGCGGGCTCGACCGTTTCACACCCGTCACCGGGCTGCCGCTGAGCACCTACTTCGCGGCAACCAAGATCGCCTGGATCCTCGAGAACGTCGACGGGGTGCGGGAGCGCGGCGAACGCGGCGAACTGCTGTTCGGCACAACCGACACCTGGGTGTTGTGGAACCTCACCGGCGGCCCGCAGGGCGGCGTGCACGCGAGCGACGTGACGAACGCCAGCAGAACCCTGCTGCTCGACCTGCGCACACTCGAATGGGATGACGACATCCTGGCGGCCTTCGACATCCCGCGATCGCTGCTCCCGGAGGTGCGATCATCCTCCGAGGAATACGGCCGCGCCGCCTCCTCCAGCCTCCTGCGCGAGACCCCCATCGCCGGCATCCTCGGCGACCAGCAGGCGGCCACCTTCGGGCAGGCCGCATTCGCCGCAGGCGAAGCCAAGAACACCTACGGCACCGGCAACTTCCTCATCATCAACACGGGAACGGATGTCGTGGCCAGCACGAACGGCCTGCTCACCACCATCGCGTACAAGCTCGGCGACGGCGATACGCACTACGCGCTCGAAGGCTCCATCGCGGTGACCGGCTCGCTCATCCAGTGGCTGCGCGACAACCTCGGCATCATCTCCTCCTCGGAGGAAGTCGAGAAGCTCGCCCTCTCCGTCGACGACAACGGCGGCGCCTACTTCGTGCCCGCATTCTCGGGGCTCTTCGCCCCCCACTGGCGACCGGATGCTCGGGGCGCGCTTGTGGGCCTCACCCGTTTCGTGAACAAAGGCCACATAGCCCGGGCCGCCCTCGAATCGATCGCATTCCAGACGCGCGAGGTGCTCGACGCCGCGACCGCAGACATGGGAACACCTCTGGAGGAGCTGCGGGTCGACGGTGGGGCGACCCAGAACGACACGCTTCTGCAGTTCCAGGCAGACATCCTCGATCTGCCCGTCGTGCGGCCCGTCATCGGCGAGACCACGGCGCTCGGCGCCGCCTACGCGGCCGGACTCGCCGTCGGCTACTGGAGCGGACTCGACGAGCTACGCGAGAAGTGGCAGGAAGACCGGCGCTGGGAGCCGACCATGGATGCGGACGAACGCGGACGGCTCACCCGCAACTGGTCGAAAGCCGTGGAGCGGACGCTCGACTGGGTCGACGACGACGTGCTCTGA
- a CDS encoding long-chain-fatty-acid--CoA ligase, giving the protein MTSDALPISTPRPWLGSYAPGVPHDIELPSGSLLDIVEGSVREFPDNVALEFFGGTTTYAQLGDQIDRAARALSALGVKRGDPVALVLPNCPQHIAAFYAVLRLGAIVVEHNPLYTPGELRHQFEDHRARVVIAWDKVVATIQDFPSDLAVDTIVSVDVTRAMPPLTRFALRLPIAKAREARATLTTKVSGTVPWHELLAGDPISPDVPKPSRDDVAVIQYTSGTTGHPKGATLTHLNLSTNAAQARAWVPTIPRGTAVVYAVLPMFHAYGLTLCLTFAMSMGSRLVLFPKFDPELVLKVIKKHPPTFLPAVPPIYDRLQAAAKEKGVSLEGIQIAISGAMPLSAALVEPWEAETGGYLVEGYGLSETSPVLMANPVHPSRKAGTVGLPLPNTEVRVVDPENPTVDRPTGEAGELIVRGPQVMSGYWKKSEETAAVFVDDPDGGMPWFRTGDIVTIDGDGFVSIVDRIKELIITGGFNVSPSEVEDALKNHPDIVDAAVVGLPSEHSGEDVIAAVVLRQGATLDADAVRERMREQLTAYKVPRRIVAVDELPKSLIGKTLRRVVRDSLLE; this is encoded by the coding sequence GTGACCTCTGACGCCCTGCCCATCAGCACGCCCCGCCCCTGGTTGGGCAGCTACGCCCCCGGTGTACCGCACGACATCGAGCTGCCGAGCGGCAGCCTGCTCGACATCGTCGAAGGCTCCGTGCGGGAGTTCCCCGACAATGTCGCGCTCGAGTTCTTCGGCGGCACAACCACCTACGCGCAGCTCGGCGACCAGATCGATCGCGCCGCGCGCGCCCTCAGCGCGCTCGGCGTGAAGAGGGGCGACCCCGTCGCGCTCGTGCTGCCCAACTGCCCGCAGCACATCGCCGCGTTCTATGCGGTTCTGCGCCTCGGTGCCATCGTCGTCGAGCACAACCCCCTGTACACGCCCGGCGAGCTCCGCCACCAGTTCGAGGACCACCGCGCCCGCGTCGTGATCGCCTGGGACAAGGTGGTCGCGACCATCCAGGACTTCCCCTCCGACCTCGCCGTCGACACGATCGTGTCGGTCGACGTCACCCGGGCGATGCCGCCCCTGACCCGCTTCGCTCTGCGCCTGCCGATCGCGAAGGCCCGTGAGGCGCGTGCCACGCTCACCACCAAGGTCAGCGGCACCGTGCCCTGGCACGAGCTGCTCGCCGGAGACCCGATCAGCCCGGATGTCCCCAAGCCGTCGCGCGATGACGTCGCCGTCATCCAGTACACGAGCGGAACCACCGGCCACCCGAAGGGTGCCACGCTCACCCACCTCAATCTCAGCACCAATGCGGCGCAGGCCCGCGCCTGGGTTCCGACGATCCCGCGCGGTACCGCCGTCGTTTACGCGGTGCTGCCCATGTTCCACGCCTACGGGCTCACGCTGTGTCTCACCTTCGCCATGAGCATGGGCTCACGGCTGGTGCTGTTCCCCAAGTTCGACCCGGAGCTGGTGCTCAAGGTCATCAAGAAGCATCCGCCGACGTTCCTGCCCGCGGTGCCGCCCATCTACGACCGGCTGCAGGCGGCCGCGAAGGAAAAGGGCGTCTCGCTGGAGGGCATCCAGATCGCGATCTCCGGTGCCATGCCTCTCAGCGCGGCCCTCGTCGAGCCGTGGGAGGCGGAGACGGGCGGCTACCTCGTCGAAGGCTATGGCCTCTCCGAGACGAGCCCCGTTCTCATGGCCAACCCTGTGCATCCGTCACGCAAGGCCGGAACGGTGGGCCTTCCCCTGCCCAACACCGAGGTGCGGGTGGTCGACCCCGAGAACCCGACCGTCGATCGGCCGACAGGTGAGGCCGGAGAGCTGATCGTTCGCGGCCCCCAGGTGATGAGCGGCTACTGGAAGAAGAGTGAGGAGACCGCGGCGGTGTTCGTCGACGACCCTGACGGCGGCATGCCCTGGTTCCGCACGGGTGACATCGTCACGATCGACGGCGACGGCTTCGTCTCCATCGTCGATCGCATCAAGGAGCTCATCATCACGGGAGGCTTCAACGTCTCCCCCAGCGAGGTCGAAGACGCGCTGAAGAACCATCCCGACATCGTCGACGCCGCAGTCGTCGGGCTGCCCAGCGAGCACAGCGGCGAAGATGTCATCGCCGCCGTCGTGCTGCGCCAGGGCGCCACCCTCGATGCGGATGCCGTGCGCGAGCGGATGCGTGAGCAGCTGACCGCCTACAAGGTGCCGCGCCGAATCGTCGCCGTCGACGAGCTGCCGAAGTCACTCATCGGCAAGACGCTTCGCAGGGTGGTGCGCGATAGCCTGCTGGAATGA
- the zapE gene encoding cell division protein ZapE produces the protein MTSARRTASSIRESMLTTATDSGLTLDVEQLAAVDALAQFGATVLRHAGDSERQPSGLYLWGTVGRGKTWLADAFFAAIAVEPKRRLHFHSFYRQLQRDLYRGDGPPPPGAIDTAIDELLDGVELLFFDEFHLHDAGDATLALRMLKELADRGVPLLATSNYAPAALLPDPMYHHLFARGTALIEDVFTVVPLGGDTDYRRMEQPDEVRSGFARGSWQVPGLKPRPEPEESTQLHSGGHTFIASRADRDELWFTFSELCESPTTAGDYLAWAEQWRRWVVEAVPRLTDCTPQARQRFLNLIDVLNDRGVETTFISHLSPEQVLEGGRAPTARGAAADREELGLGLDGLPIDVARTASRLALLRRIL, from the coding sequence GTGACCTCCGCCCGCCGCACCGCCTCGAGCATCCGCGAATCCATGCTCACCACCGCGACAGATTCAGGGCTCACCCTCGACGTCGAGCAGTTGGCCGCCGTTGATGCGCTCGCACAGTTCGGCGCCACGGTGCTGCGTCACGCGGGCGACAGCGAGCGGCAGCCGAGCGGCCTGTACCTGTGGGGAACCGTCGGCCGCGGCAAGACCTGGCTTGCGGATGCATTCTTCGCCGCGATCGCGGTCGAACCCAAGCGGCGCCTCCACTTCCACTCCTTCTACCGCCAGCTTCAGCGCGACCTCTACCGGGGCGACGGACCACCGCCGCCCGGCGCGATCGACACCGCCATCGACGAGCTGCTCGACGGGGTCGAACTGCTCTTCTTCGACGAATTCCACCTGCACGATGCCGGCGACGCGACACTCGCCCTGCGGATGCTCAAAGAACTCGCCGACCGGGGCGTCCCCCTGCTCGCAACCTCCAACTATGCACCCGCAGCCCTGCTGCCCGACCCCATGTACCACCACCTCTTCGCCCGCGGCACAGCGCTCATCGAGGACGTGTTCACGGTGGTGCCGCTCGGCGGCGACACCGACTACCGCCGCATGGAGCAGCCCGACGAGGTGCGCAGCGGCTTCGCCCGCGGCAGCTGGCAGGTTCCCGGCCTGAAGCCGCGCCCCGAGCCGGAGGAGAGCACGCAGCTACACTCCGGCGGGCACACCTTCATCGCCAGCCGCGCAGACCGCGACGAGCTGTGGTTCACCTTCTCTGAGCTGTGCGAGTCGCCCACGACTGCGGGCGACTACCTCGCGTGGGCGGAGCAGTGGCGCCGCTGGGTCGTCGAGGCCGTGCCACGCCTCACCGACTGCACACCGCAGGCCAGGCAGCGCTTCCTCAACCTCATCGATGTGCTCAACGACCGCGGCGTCGAGACGACGTTCATCAGCCACCTCAGCCCAGAGCAGGTGCTCGAGGGCGGGCGGGCGCCCACCGCGCGCGGCGCCGCCGCCGATCGCGAGGAGCTCGGGCTCGGGCTCGACGGGCTGCCCATCGACGTGGCACGCACGGCCAGCCGCCTCGCCCTGCTGCGCCGCATCCTGTAG
- a CDS encoding DUF7218 family protein gives MTPRSKDSHLKKPEMYEELRDDGMSKQKAARISNAAAKEGASAVGRRGGEAGSYDDWTVPRLREKAKDIGLHGYSKWKKSKLIDELRNS, from the coding sequence ATGACGCCCAGATCGAAGGACTCCCACCTGAAGAAGCCGGAGATGTACGAAGAGCTCCGCGACGACGGAATGAGCAAGCAGAAGGCAGCCCGAATCTCGAACGCAGCCGCGAAGGAGGGAGCATCCGCCGTCGGCCGCCGCGGCGGCGAGGCAGGTTCGTACGACGACTGGACAGTTCCACGGCTGCGGGAGAAAGCGAAGGACATCGGCCTGCACGGCTACTCGAAATGGAAGAAGTCGAAGCTGATCGACGAACTTCGCAACAGTTGA
- a CDS encoding ATP-dependent DNA ligase: protein MATAQRADGSQTVTIDGHRLKLTHLDKVIYPETGTTKADVLDYLARIADVMIPHMANRPATRKRWVNGVGTAEKPGQLFFQKNLDESTPKWVKRRDIQHKDHVNSYPLVNDLATLTWLGQISALEIHVPQWQFGRTGVQKNPDRLVLDLDPGDGVGLQECAEVARLARSILQGMGLDPLPVTSGSKGIHLYAALDGKQTSDDVSAVAHELARALEADHPDLVVSDMKKSLRTGRVLVDWSQNSASKTTVAPYSLRGRLHPMVAAPRTWRELASADLRQLDYTEVLARVKRRGDPLAGLTAGHLQSLEPTSERMDGFDATEETERRLAIYRSKRDASKTKEPMGETAAKGTKRAKSGNSPAFSADPTFVIQEHHASRLHWDFRLEHEGVLVSWALPTGVPTDTKSNHLAVQTEDHPLEYGAFEGSIPEGEYGAGDVTIWDAGSYELEKWRDDEEIIATLHGEKHGTNRYALIHTGGDGRAANNWLIHLMKAQPAENGTDAETTGKKTPAKKTKPHAKGSWRSPAAMLATLGGPGDLIRIREADAEEWAFEMKWDGIRAIAVVEGNVARLISRNGNDLTVSYPELAVLTSAVDADAIIDGEIVALNRRGRPDFGLLQTRMKLTRKADVEKAMTSAPVQFMAFDVLQVAGESVMKNDYDHRREILENLVREKGPIAVPPAFPGDLDTAMASSLELGLEGVMAKRRDGRYQPGRRSSGWVKLKHHRSQEVIVVGWLPGAGSRSGRIGSLLLGVPDGESLRYVGRVGTGFSEKQLDETLVRLRRIERKTPALNDVPASDARDAHWVTPSLVGEVEFAEWTPTRRLRQPSWRGWRPDKDPVDVEAEG from the coding sequence TCTTCCAGAAGAATCTCGACGAGTCGACGCCGAAGTGGGTGAAGCGTCGCGACATCCAGCACAAGGACCATGTCAACTCCTATCCACTCGTGAACGATCTGGCGACGCTCACGTGGCTGGGCCAGATCTCGGCGCTCGAGATCCATGTGCCGCAGTGGCAGTTCGGCCGAACCGGCGTGCAGAAGAACCCCGACAGGCTCGTGCTCGACCTCGACCCGGGCGACGGCGTCGGACTGCAGGAGTGCGCGGAGGTGGCACGCCTGGCCCGAAGCATCCTCCAGGGCATGGGACTCGATCCGCTGCCGGTGACGAGCGGCAGCAAGGGAATCCACCTGTATGCCGCCCTCGACGGCAAGCAGACATCGGATGACGTCAGCGCGGTCGCCCACGAACTCGCGCGCGCCCTCGAGGCCGACCATCCCGACCTCGTCGTCAGCGACATGAAGAAATCCCTGCGGACGGGACGTGTGCTCGTCGACTGGAGCCAGAACAGCGCCTCGAAGACAACAGTCGCGCCGTACTCGCTGCGAGGACGGCTGCATCCCATGGTGGCAGCGCCGCGCACCTGGCGGGAACTGGCATCCGCCGACCTTCGGCAGCTCGACTACACCGAGGTGCTCGCGCGAGTGAAACGGCGCGGAGACCCCCTCGCAGGGCTCACGGCCGGCCATCTGCAGTCGCTCGAGCCGACGAGCGAGCGGATGGACGGCTTCGACGCGACCGAAGAGACGGAGCGCCGCCTGGCCATCTATCGCAGCAAGCGCGACGCGTCGAAAACGAAGGAACCGATGGGTGAAACGGCCGCAAAGGGCACGAAACGCGCGAAATCGGGCAATTCTCCTGCGTTTTCGGCGGATCCCACGTTCGTGATCCAGGAGCACCATGCGAGCCGGTTGCACTGGGACTTCAGGCTCGAGCACGAGGGCGTCCTCGTGAGCTGGGCCCTCCCCACGGGCGTTCCAACCGATACGAAATCGAACCATCTTGCGGTGCAGACCGAGGACCATCCGCTCGAGTACGGCGCGTTCGAGGGCAGCATTCCCGAAGGCGAATACGGTGCGGGTGATGTGACCATCTGGGACGCCGGAAGCTACGAGCTCGAGAAATGGCGCGACGACGAAGAAATCATCGCGACCCTCCACGGTGAGAAGCACGGCACGAACCGATACGCGCTCATCCATACCGGCGGCGACGGCCGAGCCGCGAACAACTGGCTCATCCACCTCATGAAGGCACAGCCCGCAGAAAACGGCACAGACGCCGAAACCACCGGCAAGAAGACACCGGCGAAGAAGACCAAACCCCATGCGAAGGGTTCGTGGAGGTCCCCCGCAGCCATGCTCGCTACCCTGGGAGGACCCGGCGATCTCATACGCATTCGCGAAGCGGATGCCGAGGAGTGGGCGTTCGAGATGAAGTGGGACGGCATCCGTGCCATCGCCGTCGTCGAGGGGAATGTCGCGCGGCTGATCAGCCGCAACGGCAACGACCTCACGGTGAGCTACCCCGAGCTCGCCGTCCTCACATCCGCCGTCGACGCTGATGCGATCATCGACGGCGAGATCGTCGCCCTGAACCGCCGCGGACGCCCCGACTTCGGCCTGCTGCAGACCCGCATGAAGCTCACGCGTAAGGCGGATGTCGAGAAGGCGATGACATCCGCCCCCGTACAGTTCATGGCGTTCGACGTTCTACAGGTCGCCGGCGAGAGCGTCATGAAGAACGACTACGACCACCGTCGCGAGATCCTCGAGAACCTCGTACGAGAGAAGGGGCCGATCGCGGTACCGCCCGCGTTCCCGGGGGACCTCGACACGGCGATGGCGAGCAGCCTCGAACTCGGCCTCGAGGGTGTCATGGCCAAACGCCGAGACGGACGCTATCAGCCCGGGCGGCGATCGAGCGGCTGGGTGAAACTGAAGCACCACCGCAGCCAGGAGGTCATCGTCGTCGGTTGGCTGCCCGGAGCTGGTTCACGATCGGGAAGGATCGGTTCCCTCCTGCTGGGGGTGCCCGACGGAGAGAGCCTGCGCTACGTCGGCCGTGTGGGCACCGGCTTCAGCGAAAAACAGCTCGACGAGACGCTCGTGCGGCTGCGCCGAATCGAACGCAAGACGCCGGCGCTCAACGACGTACCGGCATCCGACGCCCGCGACGCCCATTGGGTGACACCCTCGCTCGTCGGCGAGGTCGAGTTCGCCGAGTGGACCCCGACGAGACGACTTCGCCAGCCGAGTTGGCGCGGCTGGCGACCCGACAAGGACCCCGTCGACGTCGAAGCCGAAGGATGA